In Cydia strobilella chromosome 22, ilCydStro3.1, whole genome shotgun sequence, one genomic interval encodes:
- the LOC134751471 gene encoding acyl-CoA Delta(11) desaturase-like yields MASYEKDMDAPVTDASVLAPLQAASRRYNSVVYPAVATMLFWHLSGIYGFYLCVIYAKWATICFNIILYMCAMLGITAGAHRLWAHRSYKATLPLQVLLMLFQSLAYQHSALRFARDHRAHHKFSDTDADPYNPARGFFFAHIGWLLVRKHPLAITREKGIDVVDLYQNPVLVFQNKYSFYLTSLLAFVLPALVATYFWQESLNTAHHVSVLRVLAVWHAFFTTNSAAHNYGYRPYDNRIMPTQNLPVTLITLGEGFHNFHHVFPFDYRAAELGNNCLNLTTRLIDLFAWIGWAYDLKHASPDVITKRSNRTGDGTDLWGRVKEDFVSDSSK; encoded by the exons ATGGCTTCATACGAGAAAGACATGGATGCCCCCGTAACGGACGCTTCAGTTCTGGCGCCGCTTCAGGCCGCCTCTCGACGGTATAACTCCGTGGTGTATCCCGCTGTAGCCACCATGCTGTTCTGGCATCTAAGCGGAATCTACGGATTCTATCTGTGCGTCATTTATGCTAAATGGGCTACGATTTGCTTTA ATATCATACTCTACATGTGCGCGATGCTGGGCATCACGGCGGGCGCGCACAGGCTGTGGGCGCATCGTTCTTACAAGGCGACCCTGCCGCTGCAAGTATTGCTTATGCTGTTCCAAAGCCTTGCCTACCAGCACTCggcgcttcgcttcgctcgggACCACAG GGCCCACCATAAGTTTAGCGACACGGACGCGGACCCGTACAACCCCGCGCGCGGGTTCTTCTTTGCGCACATCGGCTGGCTGCTGGTGCGCAAACACCCGCTGGCCATTACCAGAGAGAAGGGGATAGACGTAGTAGATCTATACCAGAACCCCGTGCTGGTCTTCCAGAACAA GTACAGTTTCTACCTCACGAGCTTACTTGCATTCGTGTTGCCTGCGCTCGTCGCGACCTACTTCTGGCAGGAGAGTCTCAACACCGCGCACCACGTGTCTGTACTCCGCGTCCTCGCCGTCTGGCACGCCTTCTTCACCACCAACAGCGCCGCCCATAACTACGGCTACAGGCCTTATGATAATCGCATCATGCCGACACAAAACCTACCTGTAACCTTGATCACGCTTGGCGAAGGATTCCATAACTTCCACCATGTGTTCCCCTTCGATTACCGAGCGGCCGAACTTGGGAATAATTGTTTAAATCTTACAACGAGGCTTATAGATTTGTTCGCGTGGATTGGATGGGCATATGACTTGAAGCATGCATCTCCTGATGTCATAACGAAGAGATCGAACAGGACAGGAGATGGAACTGATCTGTGGGGGCGAGTCAAGGAGGATTTTGTGAGTGATTCttctaaataa